In Halomarina salina, one DNA window encodes the following:
- a CDS encoding thioredoxin family protein produces the protein MTDDEREAIRARKRDELVERTNAENASDGGANGADRPTEPLHVDGQAGLDEVLSQYPLVLVDYHAEWCGPCKMLEPTVKTLAADSPAVVAKVDIDENQALAQQQGIRGVPTLQLYANGERVEQVVGVKDESSLRSLIQQHA, from the coding sequence ATGACTGACGACGAGCGCGAGGCGATTCGAGCACGAAAGCGCGACGAACTGGTCGAGCGAACGAACGCCGAGAACGCGAGCGATGGGGGTGCCAACGGCGCGGACAGGCCGACCGAACCGCTCCACGTCGACGGGCAAGCGGGCCTCGACGAGGTACTGAGCCAGTACCCGCTGGTTCTCGTGGACTACCACGCCGAGTGGTGCGGACCGTGCAAGATGCTCGAACCGACGGTGAAGACGCTGGCCGCCGACTCACCCGCCGTCGTCGCGAAGGTCGACATCGACGAGAACCAGGCGCTCGCCCAGCAACAGGGCATCCGCGGGGTCCCGACGCTCCAGCTGTACGCGAACGGCGAACGGGTCGAGCAGGTGGTCGGTGTCAAGGACGAGTCCTCGCTACGGTCGCTCATCCAGCAGCACGCCTGA
- a CDS encoding PRC-barrel domain-containing protein: MDADAGPQEITTLVGREVYSNNGVFIGQVEDLRLDLDTEQVTGLALADLNVELFDDRVRGARGVIIPYRWVRAVGDVILINDIVERMKDPEQEAAA; the protein is encoded by the coding sequence ATGGATGCAGACGCGGGTCCACAGGAGATTACGACACTCGTCGGGCGGGAAGTCTACTCGAACAACGGCGTGTTCATCGGGCAGGTCGAGGACCTCCGACTCGACCTCGACACCGAGCAGGTGACGGGACTCGCCCTCGCCGACCTCAACGTCGAACTGTTCGACGACCGCGTCCGCGGCGCACGCGGCGTCATCATCCCGTACCGCTGGGTCCGGGCCGTCGGCGACGTCATCCTCATCAACGACATCGTCGAGCGCATGAAAGACCCCGAGCAGGAAGCAGCAGCGTAA
- a CDS encoding helix-turn-helix transcriptional regulator yields the protein MDSRPSTLLDLLTRRTSVLRELNNDPVRKRDLAARLDVSRSTVDRALRELATQDLVERTDDGYRTTLAGRLTLDAFDHLQERTRGIDAALDVLTVLPHDAPFPPDLFAGATVVRPSPIAPHRPAETNAQLLSWADNVNGLISAVSEQYVDNYRDAIDGGTSVQMVFPSAVLERLVSEYGTADDPVFHRDIVEVRQTSETLPCSVKLHERDGEQVASLTVYGPDGLRGLVTNDSPEAVSWTASFIDRHWDAADPLPSP from the coding sequence ATGGATTCGAGGCCCTCCACTCTTCTCGACCTGCTCACCCGCCGGACATCGGTGTTACGAGAGTTAAATAACGACCCCGTCCGGAAGCGAGACCTCGCGGCAAGGCTCGACGTCTCCCGTTCGACCGTCGACCGGGCGCTCCGTGAACTGGCCACACAGGACCTCGTCGAACGGACCGACGACGGCTACCGGACGACGCTCGCGGGGCGACTCACACTCGACGCGTTCGACCACCTCCAGGAGCGAACACGCGGTATCGACGCCGCGCTCGACGTGCTCACGGTGCTCCCGCACGACGCACCGTTCCCGCCGGACCTGTTCGCGGGAGCGACCGTCGTCAGGCCGTCGCCCATCGCGCCGCACCGACCCGCCGAGACGAACGCCCAGCTCCTCTCGTGGGCCGACAACGTCAACGGCCTCATCAGCGCCGTCTCAGAACAGTACGTCGACAACTACCGCGACGCGATAGACGGGGGCACCTCGGTCCAGATGGTCTTCCCGTCGGCGGTGCTCGAACGACTCGTCAGCGAGTACGGCACCGCCGACGACCCGGTGTTCCACCGGGACATCGTCGAGGTCCGACAGACGTCCGAGACCCTGCCGTGTAGCGTGAAGCTCCACGAGCGCGACGGGGAGCAGGTCGCGTCGCTCACCGTCTACGGCCCGGACGGGCTTCGCGGGCTCGTCACCAACGACTCTCCAGAGGCCGTCTCGTGGACGGCGTCGTTCATCGACCGGCACTGGGACGCTGCGGACCCGCTCCCGTCACCGTAG
- a CDS encoding acetate--CoA ligase family protein, with product MGLETLFAPQRVAVVGATEREGSVGRAVVENLLATFDGETVPVNPNAESVLGRETVPDLASAGDVDLAVVVVPPSVAIDVVEQAGEVGVENVVVITAGFGETGSEGASRERELRDVAEAYDLNLVGPNSLGVIATGVGMNATFGPDMALDGSISFMSQSGAFVTAVLDWANDRGIGFRDVVSLGNKAVLDERDFVRAWGDDPETDVILGYLEGVEEGRAFVDAAREVTDDTPIVLVKSGRTEAGAHAAASHTGTIAGSEAAYEAGLEQAGVLRAENVQELFDSAEALAGQPLPEGDGVAVVTNAGGPGVMATDAVGDAGLSLASFTQETLDGLAEELPETANRYNPVDVIGDADVERFAAAIDTVLGDPNVDACCIVSCPVAVLTFEDLAEVVVEKQAEHGKPVAVCFMGGDSARDAMGTVNEAGIPAYFDPARAIRSLDALREYRDVSQRTYDPPAEYDDVDREAAREILVDAADRGETRLGVEAMDLLSEYGIPTPEGSVVDTPEDAEEVAESIGGDVVMKIVSPDILHKSDIGGVRVGVPDEEVAATYDDLVQRARTYQPDAHILGVQVQEQLDLDEGVETIVGVNRDPQFGPLVLFGLGGIFVEVLEDTTVRVAPLSEREASEMIDDVQAAPLLRGARGRDPVDESAVVDTIGRLSQLATDFPAILELDVNPLVATDDGAAAVDVRLTIDPDEL from the coding sequence ATGGGACTGGAGACGCTGTTCGCCCCCCAACGGGTGGCCGTGGTCGGGGCGACCGAACGCGAAGGGTCGGTCGGGAGAGCCGTCGTCGAGAACCTGCTCGCGACGTTCGACGGCGAGACGGTGCCCGTCAACCCGAACGCCGAGTCGGTGCTCGGGCGGGAGACGGTGCCGGACCTCGCCAGCGCGGGCGACGTCGACCTGGCGGTGGTCGTCGTCCCGCCGAGCGTCGCCATCGACGTGGTGGAACAGGCGGGCGAGGTTGGCGTCGAGAACGTCGTCGTCATCACCGCCGGGTTCGGCGAGACGGGCAGCGAGGGTGCGTCCCGCGAGCGCGAGTTGCGCGACGTCGCCGAGGCGTACGACCTGAACCTCGTCGGGCCGAACAGCCTCGGCGTCATCGCCACCGGCGTCGGGATGAACGCTACGTTCGGCCCCGACATGGCGCTCGACGGGAGCATCTCGTTCATGAGCCAGTCGGGGGCGTTCGTCACGGCCGTCCTCGACTGGGCGAACGACCGGGGCATCGGCTTCCGGGACGTGGTCTCGCTCGGCAACAAGGCCGTCCTCGACGAACGCGACTTCGTCCGCGCGTGGGGCGACGACCCGGAGACGGACGTGATACTGGGGTATCTCGAAGGCGTCGAGGAGGGGCGAGCCTTCGTCGACGCCGCCCGCGAGGTGACCGACGACACGCCCATCGTCCTCGTCAAGTCCGGGCGCACCGAAGCCGGAGCGCACGCAGCGGCCTCGCACACCGGCACCATCGCCGGGAGCGAGGCGGCATACGAGGCGGGGCTGGAACAGGCGGGCGTCCTCCGCGCCGAGAACGTACAGGAGCTGTTCGACTCGGCGGAGGCGCTGGCCGGCCAACCGCTCCCCGAGGGCGACGGCGTCGCCGTCGTCACGAACGCGGGCGGTCCGGGCGTGATGGCGACGGACGCCGTGGGCGACGCGGGCCTCTCGCTCGCGTCGTTCACCCAGGAGACGCTCGACGGACTCGCCGAGGAACTCCCCGAGACGGCCAACCGGTACAACCCCGTGGACGTCATCGGCGACGCCGACGTCGAGCGGTTCGCCGCCGCCATCGACACGGTGCTCGGCGACCCGAACGTCGACGCGTGCTGCATCGTCTCCTGTCCGGTCGCCGTCCTCACGTTCGAGGACCTCGCCGAGGTGGTCGTCGAGAAGCAGGCCGAACACGGCAAACCCGTCGCCGTCTGCTTCATGGGCGGCGACTCGGCGCGAGACGCGATGGGCACCGTCAACGAGGCGGGCATCCCGGCGTACTTCGACCCCGCGCGGGCGATCCGGAGTCTCGACGCACTGCGGGAGTACCGCGACGTCAGCCAGCGAACCTACGACCCGCCGGCCGAGTACGACGACGTGGACCGCGAGGCCGCTCGCGAGATTCTCGTTGACGCCGCCGACCGCGGCGAGACCCGCCTCGGCGTCGAGGCGATGGACCTGCTGTCGGAGTACGGCATCCCGACGCCCGAGGGGAGCGTCGTCGACACGCCCGAGGACGCCGAGGAGGTGGCCGAGTCCATCGGCGGCGACGTCGTGATGAAGATCGTCTCGCCGGACATCCTCCACAAGTCCGACATCGGCGGCGTCCGGGTCGGCGTCCCGGACGAGGAGGTGGCCGCGACGTACGACGACCTGGTCCAGCGCGCCCGCACCTACCAGCCCGACGCGCACATCCTCGGCGTGCAGGTCCAGGAGCAACTGGACCTCGACGAGGGCGTCGAGACCATCGTCGGCGTCAACCGCGACCCGCAGTTCGGGCCGCTGGTGCTGTTCGGCCTCGGCGGCATCTTCGTCGAGGTGCTGGAGGACACGACGGTGCGCGTCGCGCCGCTCTCCGAACGAGAGGCGAGCGAGATGATCGACGACGTGCAGGCCGCACCGCTCCTCCGGGGCGCTCGCGGCCGTGACCCCGTCGACGAGTCGGCCGTCGTCGACACCATCGGTCGCCTCTCGCAGCTGGCCACCGACTTCCCCGCCATCCTGGAACTGGACGTGAACCCCCTCGTGGCGACCGACGACGGCGCGGCCGCCGTCGACGTGCGCCTCACCATCGACCCCGACGAGCTATGA
- a CDS encoding glycosyltransferase family 2 protein: MRLSRHLSAAGQSYRVEFVPDDIVEVAAPSTVSAFRRQRPRRFQGLIQTLWTHRSLIATRQNRCLDSVVLFAFVLAEVLGPLIRGVGYLIIVVGVVIGLINPWFAVTYFGLIVCVGLILSWLGVYREVWGHQRYETPDKVLSLFGSGIVENVGFRQWKTLIAWQGFYRYILREPQVS, encoded by the coding sequence ATGCGTCTCTCTCGCCATCTCTCGGCTGCTGGCCAGTCATATCGGGTCGAGTTCGTCCCTGACGATATTGTCGAGGTTGCAGCTCCGTCAACAGTCTCTGCGTTTCGGAGGCAACGACCCCGACGGTTCCAGGGGCTTATCCAGACGCTATGGACCCACCGTTCACTTATTGCTACTCGACAGAATCGTTGTCTCGACAGCGTTGTCCTCTTCGCGTTCGTCCTTGCTGAAGTTCTTGGCCCACTCATTAGGGGTGTTGGTTATCTCATCATCGTCGTCGGAGTCGTAATCGGACTCATCAATCCATGGTTCGCAGTCACCTACTTCGGTCTCATCGTATGTGTCGGACTCATCCTCTCATGGCTCGGTGTCTATCGAGAGGTATGGGGCCATCAACGGTATGAGACACCAGACAAGGTGCTCTCATTGTTCGGATCTGGTATCGTCGAGAATGTCGGCTTTCGGCAGTGGAAGACGCTTATTGCTTGGCAGGGCTTCTACCGATACATTCTGAGAGAACCACAAGTAAGCTGA
- a CDS encoding CNNM domain-containing protein: protein MSTLSQALGLLAGVVLLFGNAFFVVSEFAMTRVRQFDESEFQGHRGLERAWEMTEELEIYLSGCQVGITICSVGLGYVAEPALAAILDPAVKAVGLGGLLGGGGEGGHTAIAVVLALLVINLLHIVIGEQSPTYLGVERSKTVCKYCAYPLYLWATVMKPVILVADRIAKALLRLFGVSIERSWADEEMEDGEDGEATDRADVRRQMGERLSGLGLTGERKEEVLAAIDIDQMTIYDVMVPVEDVVTLRTDASFEENLDTMREASLSRFPLVGDSIQDFRGVVHAPAVIRELDGLRDGSVTLSDVAAPPMTVEAGEDVADTIDRFQAENQELALVTGGSPDDEEPLEALDAGDDEVVGLVTATDCFEAITGELEDPLDAEEESATGSAH from the coding sequence ATGAGTACGTTGAGTCAGGCGCTCGGCCTCCTCGCGGGGGTCGTACTGTTGTTCGGGAACGCCTTCTTCGTCGTCTCAGAGTTCGCGATGACCCGCGTTCGCCAGTTCGACGAGAGCGAGTTCCAGGGGCACCGCGGGCTGGAACGCGCGTGGGAGATGACCGAGGAGCTGGAGATATACCTCTCCGGCTGCCAGGTCGGCATCACCATCTGTTCGGTCGGTCTGGGGTACGTCGCCGAACCCGCGCTCGCGGCCATCCTCGACCCCGCGGTGAAGGCGGTGGGGTTGGGCGGCCTGCTGGGTGGCGGTGGCGAGGGCGGTCACACTGCCATCGCCGTCGTCCTCGCACTCCTCGTCATCAACCTTCTGCACATCGTCATCGGCGAGCAGTCGCCGACGTACCTCGGTGTCGAGCGCTCGAAGACCGTCTGCAAGTACTGCGCGTACCCGTTGTACCTCTGGGCGACGGTCATGAAGCCGGTCATCCTCGTCGCCGACCGCATCGCCAAGGCACTCCTGCGCCTGTTCGGCGTCTCCATCGAGCGGTCGTGGGCCGACGAGGAGATGGAGGACGGCGAGGACGGCGAGGCGACGGACCGTGCCGACGTCCGCCGACAGATGGGCGAACGGCTCTCCGGACTCGGACTCACCGGCGAGCGGAAGGAGGAGGTGCTGGCCGCCATCGACATCGACCAGATGACCATCTACGACGTGATGGTCCCCGTCGAGGACGTCGTCACCCTCCGAACCGACGCCTCGTTCGAGGAGAACCTCGACACGATGCGCGAGGCGTCGCTCTCGCGGTTCCCGCTTGTCGGCGACTCCATTCAGGACTTCCGCGGCGTCGTCCACGCCCCGGCGGTCATCCGCGAACTCGACGGACTGCGCGACGGAAGCGTGACGCTATCGGACGTCGCCGCCCCACCGATGACCGTCGAAGCGGGCGAGGACGTCGCCGACACCATCGACCGGTTCCAGGCGGAGAACCAGGAACTGGCGCTCGTCACCGGCGGCTCACCTGACGACGAGGAGCCCCTGGAGGCGCTCGACGCGGGCGACGACGAGGTGGTCGGCCTCGTGACGGCGACGGACTGCTTCGAAGCCATCACCGGCGAACTCGAAGACCCGCTGGACGCGGAAGAAGAGTCGGCGACGGGGTCGGCGCACTGA
- a CDS encoding ABC transporter permease, whose amino-acid sequence MGAVVVLLAVSGYTTTIAGNLGSETAVELTSDAAGAGDGTTFPITAVSVNGEPYTLLGVPTTTSQDIAVPNGVAGPLSGRTVTIAGEQTTLERGVVKRSDDTPFPDSWLITDASTARELGADRALVIRESSDPVPQSGAPLIGALAFFIAGTQQVLGLLTVVCAGAAVLIGVIIFSVTRMTVRERRETLRVLRATGATQRTVLMLVAARAGLLTLIGIALGYAFGVIIPNAAANIAITLGFPIGLPMAMSAQTALVVAGMLGALVCVGILAGGLAGRQVVSGEPLDVKNNSSRRWPGGPSFLPSGAVVPTTATLAVFIAFVLVVFSLGGVVGSVGATDQQGGTIVAPNAVHPVASQVDVAYAEALQRAGTAASPEILLFQVSDGHPFPARGVQFDAYQNVTDAKLVAGRAPNATDDDEAVIGTDLATTLGVGPGDELALGGSTKAGVATVEIVGTFSASGAADDHLLVSLPVARHLSTVRQGKVNLIRLADRPQRGARGGVAVLDVSTPRQVVAGEQLPVRVQVRNVGQDTTTETLRATFGSQEQSTQISLTADQQRTVTFRFTAEDPGTQTIRVGETNQSVRVVTPTALRLSQVPKTAPPNATFELRVTTATGQSVSNATVTLGDRSVGTTPKGRARVQLPTADGTYSLRVVAGNRSVSRQLRVNEDVQRTPTVQLSMVNETGVLTAPTARVRVSNPWSTPQTASVSVSGPGATVNQAVRLAPGASKAVAANLERRPPGTYTVEATVNGTTIEQQYRVTGDERLASAIASSGRVSGGVGTSGFIARAFGNIGLVLATLLGLGVVMTVGSTIASFADAVQARRRDIGVHRAVGAGPLQVGKLVLSDALRIAIPAGLGGALLAVITLTALSWAGALTVFGVQLAPQAPLALIGGIVLGALGLALVSAVMVVARYVRADPSRLFGGSQ is encoded by the coding sequence GTGGGAGCAGTCGTCGTATTGCTCGCTGTCTCAGGGTACACGACGACGATTGCAGGCAATCTTGGATCGGAGACAGCAGTCGAATTGACCAGCGATGCTGCAGGTGCAGGTGATGGTACAACGTTTCCAATCACAGCAGTCTCGGTCAATGGAGAGCCCTACACACTTCTTGGCGTGCCCACTACAACGTCACAGGACATTGCAGTTCCAAACGGTGTTGCCGGGCCACTATCCGGTAGGACCGTCACAATCGCTGGCGAGCAAACCACGCTCGAAAGGGGGGTGGTCAAGCGCAGTGATGACACGCCTTTCCCCGATTCATGGCTCATCACGGATGCATCAACGGCTCGGGAACTGGGAGCTGATCGGGCCCTCGTCATTCGCGAGTCATCCGATCCAGTTCCGCAATCTGGTGCTCCACTGATTGGCGCTCTTGCGTTCTTTATCGCCGGTACACAGCAAGTACTCGGCCTCTTGACCGTTGTGTGTGCTGGCGCAGCCGTTCTCATCGGCGTCATCATCTTCAGCGTAACCCGCATGACGGTTCGCGAACGTCGGGAAACACTTCGCGTGTTGCGCGCGACTGGAGCGACTCAACGTACCGTCCTCATGCTGGTCGCCGCTCGGGCAGGACTCCTCACACTCATCGGTATCGCCCTTGGCTATGCATTCGGGGTGATTATTCCGAATGCAGCAGCGAACATCGCCATTACGCTCGGGTTCCCGATTGGCCTTCCGATGGCGATGAGCGCTCAGACAGCGCTCGTTGTTGCCGGAATGCTTGGGGCACTCGTCTGTGTTGGCATCCTTGCAGGTGGGCTCGCTGGACGGCAGGTCGTCAGCGGAGAGCCACTTGATGTGAAGAACAATTCATCCCGACGATGGCCCGGTGGCCCCTCGTTTCTGCCGAGTGGAGCGGTCGTGCCAACGACGGCAACGCTCGCTGTCTTCATCGCGTTCGTACTTGTCGTCTTCTCGCTTGGTGGAGTCGTCGGCAGTGTAGGCGCGACAGACCAGCAGGGCGGGACGATTGTTGCGCCGAATGCGGTCCACCCAGTTGCAAGTCAGGTCGATGTGGCCTATGCTGAGGCACTACAGCGCGCTGGCACAGCCGCAAGTCCGGAGATACTGCTCTTTCAGGTGTCTGATGGCCATCCGTTCCCCGCCCGAGGCGTCCAGTTTGACGCCTATCAGAATGTCACAGACGCCAAACTCGTGGCAGGCCGAGCACCGAATGCAACTGACGATGACGAGGCAGTCATTGGCACCGACCTCGCCACGACTCTGGGAGTTGGCCCTGGAGACGAACTCGCACTGGGGGGGTCCACGAAAGCCGGGGTGGCGACGGTAGAGATCGTCGGGACGTTCTCGGCGAGTGGGGCAGCTGATGACCACCTCCTCGTGTCCCTGCCGGTCGCTCGGCATCTCTCGACGGTCCGACAGGGGAAGGTGAACCTCATTCGCCTCGCTGATCGGCCCCAGCGTGGGGCGCGTGGGGGTGTCGCCGTTCTCGACGTGAGCACCCCCAGACAGGTCGTTGCGGGCGAACAGCTACCAGTTCGAGTGCAGGTGCGTAACGTAGGGCAGGACACGACGACCGAGACGCTCCGAGCGACGTTTGGCTCACAGGAACAGTCTACACAGATATCGCTCACAGCCGACCAGCAACGGACGGTGACATTCCGTTTCACTGCGGAAGACCCGGGTACACAGACGATTCGCGTCGGAGAGACGAACCAGTCGGTTCGGGTCGTCACACCGACTGCATTGCGATTGTCACAGGTGCCGAAAACAGCACCACCAAATGCCACGTTCGAGCTTCGAGTTACGACGGCGACTGGGCAGTCGGTTTCGAACGCGACGGTCACACTCGGTGACCGCTCGGTGGGCACGACTCCCAAAGGAAGGGCCCGGGTCCAGCTACCAACTGCCGATGGGACCTACAGCCTCCGTGTCGTGGCCGGTAATCGCTCAGTGTCACGGCAACTACGGGTCAACGAAGACGTACAGCGAACCCCGACCGTCCAACTCTCGATGGTGAACGAGACCGGAGTGTTGACCGCTCCGACAGCGCGCGTGCGTGTCTCGAATCCGTGGTCTACTCCACAGACAGCGTCGGTCTCGGTATCCGGGCCTGGCGCGACAGTCAACCAAGCAGTTCGACTGGCACCAGGCGCATCCAAGGCGGTCGCTGCAAATCTCGAGCGTCGGCCCCCTGGAACCTACACCGTAGAGGCGACGGTCAATGGAACCACGATCGAACAGCAGTATCGAGTGACGGGTGATGAGCGCCTCGCCAGTGCAATTGCATCGAGTGGCCGCGTCTCAGGCGGCGTGGGAACGAGTGGGTTCATCGCCAGAGCCTTCGGGAATATCGGGCTCGTGTTAGCGACACTGCTCGGCCTCGGTGTTGTGATGACCGTCGGGAGTACCATCGCCTCATTTGCAGACGCCGTGCAGGCCCGTCGCCGTGATATCGGCGTGCATCGAGCTGTCGGTGCTGGGCCGCTGCAGGTGGGCAAATTGGTTCTCAGTGATGCACTGCGAATCGCCATCCCTGCCGGTCTCGGTGGCGCGCTGCTTGCGGTCATCACGCTCACCGCATTGTCGTGGGCTGGCGCCCTGACCGTGTTCGGCGTCCAGCTTGCCCCGCAGGCTCCGCTTGCTCTGATCGGTGGTATCGTACTCGGTGCACTCGGCCTCGCACTCGTCAGTGCGGTCATGGTCGTTGCTCGGTACGTAAGAGCCGACCCATCCCGACTGTTCGGAGGTAGCCAATGA
- a CDS encoding glycosyltransferase, translated as MIHQDVARLLLSTALVILGYHLLFTGASILAVFADLFKLRAVLRNKTWGPLFHPLDSPFYPGIALVVPVHAYTPDLIENIQSLLDSNYPDSEVIVVNDGATDETLSKLLDVFDLEAIEADIPLEMPCEQIHAVYRSRDRLSLSVIDKAAGGQSDALNAGLWLTSKPLFGAIGVDAIIDGNGCFRWSSRSSSILRRWSQQVQQTVSAMAFPSRMSNSHTIVFHDGC; from the coding sequence GTGATTCATCAGGACGTGGCGAGGCTTCTTCTCTCGACGGCGCTCGTCATCTTGGGGTATCATCTCCTCTTTACCGGGGCATCCATCCTCGCTGTGTTCGCCGATTTGTTCAAATTGCGAGCTGTACTGCGGAATAAGACGTGGGGCCCGTTGTTTCACCCACTCGATTCGCCATTCTATCCTGGAATCGCACTCGTCGTTCCCGTTCACGCGTACACGCCGGATCTCATCGAGAATATTCAGTCATTGCTCGACTCGAATTATCCCGATTCAGAGGTGATTGTCGTTAACGATGGAGCGACGGATGAGACACTCAGCAAGCTACTTGATGTGTTCGATCTGGAGGCGATTGAGGCCGATATACCTCTGGAGATGCCATGTGAACAGATCCATGCGGTGTATCGCTCTCGAGACCGCCTTTCTCTGAGTGTTATCGATAAGGCTGCTGGTGGCCAGTCGGACGCACTCAACGCAGGACTGTGGCTGACTTCCAAGCCACTGTTCGGTGCGATTGGTGTTGATGCGATCATCGACGGTAATGGTTGCTTTCGATGGTCAAGCCGTTCCTCGAGCATCCTGAGGAGATGGTCGCAACAGGTGCAGCAAACCGTCTCAGCAATGGCTTTTCCATCGAGAATGAGCAACTCCCACACAATCGTCTTCCACGACGGTTGCTGA
- a CDS encoding phosphotransacetylase family protein: protein MNPILITSTDESTGKTAIALALALIARERGHTVGYMKPKGTRLQSAVGKTLDQDPLLARELLDLDADVADLEPVVYSRTFVEQTMRGREDPDELHERIRESYDGLAADTDLMVLEGGGSFATGGVADLTDADVADLLDARAVLVATYEDPTDVDAVLSAARHLGDRLDGVLFNAVADADLDALVEDAIPFLEGQGIPVFGALPRVQELAGVTVADLAAELGAQVLTSDAPTDAFVERFTVGAMSAEDALAQFRRTRDAAMITGGDRPEIATAALDAPGVKALLLTGGYRPPAAVLGRAEEAGVPVLLSRSDTITTVDRAEEVVRSGRARNAETVERMRDLVVDGVDVDAVFDLAEN, encoded by the coding sequence ATGAACCCGATACTCATCACCTCGACCGACGAGAGCACCGGCAAGACGGCCATCGCGCTCGCACTCGCGCTCATCGCCCGCGAGCGCGGGCACACGGTCGGCTACATGAAACCGAAGGGCACGCGCCTGCAGAGCGCCGTCGGCAAGACGCTCGACCAGGACCCGCTGCTGGCGCGGGAGCTGCTGGACCTCGACGCCGACGTGGCCGACCTCGAACCCGTCGTCTACTCGCGGACGTTCGTCGAGCAGACGATGCGCGGCCGCGAGGACCCCGACGAACTCCACGAGCGCATCCGCGAGAGCTACGACGGCCTCGCGGCGGACACCGACCTGATGGTCCTCGAAGGCGGCGGGTCGTTCGCCACTGGGGGCGTCGCCGACCTCACGGACGCCGACGTCGCCGACCTGCTCGACGCGCGGGCGGTGCTCGTCGCCACCTACGAGGACCCAACCGACGTGGACGCGGTCCTCTCCGCGGCGCGCCACCTCGGCGACCGACTCGACGGCGTGCTGTTCAACGCCGTCGCGGACGCCGACCTGGACGCCCTCGTCGAGGACGCCATCCCGTTCCTGGAGGGACAGGGAATCCCCGTCTTCGGGGCGCTCCCGCGCGTTCAGGAACTCGCGGGCGTCACCGTCGCCGACCTCGCGGCCGAACTCGGCGCGCAGGTACTGACGAGCGACGCCCCGACCGACGCGTTCGTCGAGCGGTTCACCGTCGGCGCGATGAGCGCGGAGGACGCGCTCGCCCAGTTCCGCCGGACTCGCGACGCGGCGATGATAACCGGTGGCGACCGCCCCGAGATCGCCACCGCGGCGCTCGACGCGCCCGGCGTGAAGGCGCTGTTGCTGACCGGCGGGTATCGCCCACCGGCGGCGGTGCTGGGCCGGGCCGAGGAGGCGGGCGTCCCCGTCCTGCTCTCCCGCTCGGACACCATCACGACCGTCGACCGGGCCGAGGAGGTCGTCCGCTCGGGGCGCGCCCGAAACGCCGAGACGGTCGAACGCATGCGGGACCTCGTCGTCGACGGCGTCGACGTGGACGCGGTGTTCGACCTCGCCGAGAACTGA
- a CDS encoding ABC transporter ATP-binding protein, which yields MTDDTVITARDISVSRGGEPVLDELSLTIPSSARTLIQGASGAGKSTLFSVLGLLSTPDSGTLKIDGDDAATLPERKRAALRRNHLGFVFQDFKLIDDLTAFENARVPQEHAGELDEDWLNSLFDQLGIAPLTHRLPPTLSGGERQRVAIARALANRPSVILADEPTGQLDPQTTDDVLDTLFSVHETFDTAVVVISHDTQLSGAFDEQYTLADGTLNSGGS from the coding sequence ATGACCGACGATACCGTCATCACTGCTCGCGATATCTCCGTCTCACGTGGTGGCGAACCAGTCCTCGATGAACTCTCACTTACCATTCCGAGTTCAGCTCGAACCCTCATTCAGGGTGCGAGCGGGGCCGGGAAGTCTACGCTGTTCTCTGTGCTCGGCCTGCTGTCGACCCCTGATTCTGGAACTCTCAAGATAGATGGCGATGACGCCGCGACGCTACCCGAACGAAAGCGAGCGGCCCTTCGTCGAAATCACCTTGGGTTTGTCTTCCAGGATTTCAAACTCATAGATGATCTCACAGCGTTCGAAAACGCTCGGGTTCCACAGGAGCACGCTGGCGAACTCGATGAAGACTGGCTCAACTCATTGTTCGATCAACTGGGGATTGCACCGCTCACCCATCGACTCCCACCGACGCTCTCTGGAGGGGAACGCCAGCGAGTCGCGATTGCCCGTGCGCTCGCCAATCGACCAAGCGTCATCCTCGCAGACGAGCCAACGGGCCAGTTAGACCCACAGACGACCGACGACGTCCTCGACACGCTGTTTTCTGTTCACGAGACGTTCGATACCGCAGTCGTCGTCATCAGTCACGATACGCAGCTCAGTGGTGCATTCGATGAACAGTATACCCTCGCCGATGGAACGCTCAATTCGGGCGGTTCGTGA